A window of Cohnella herbarum contains these coding sequences:
- a CDS encoding carbohydrate kinase family protein, whose product MKGKVVYVVGELNPDIIMTGKDLVPEFNREKLLDSFQMVLGSSSAITASNLAGLGGDVRFVSVIGDDSLGRFCLDELNKAGIGTQHVRVDPRWSTGVTLSFSTASDRALMTHLGAISRLRPEFLPEEMYEEASHIHFGSYFLLDDMRPHWNSVFERAAGSGITTSFDAGWDINGNWNRDAITELLKVTDWFIPNEEELLQIFDAETIGEAIRKLPNERGGVVVKRGSKGALCIDRDGKTIEAKPFPVVPVDTTGAGDSFNAGMIYEWVSGQGITEALRVGCACGALATLRIGGAGNVPSREEVGQFISGFN is encoded by the coding sequence ATGAAAGGAAAAGTCGTGTACGTTGTCGGCGAACTGAATCCCGACATCATCATGACCGGGAAAGATCTCGTTCCGGAGTTTAATCGCGAGAAGCTTCTGGATTCGTTTCAAATGGTGCTGGGGTCGTCTTCGGCGATTACCGCTTCGAACTTGGCGGGGCTCGGCGGCGATGTTCGGTTCGTCAGCGTGATCGGGGACGATTCGTTAGGGCGGTTCTGCCTGGATGAGTTGAATAAGGCAGGCATAGGAACCCAGCATGTACGAGTGGATCCGAGGTGGAGCACGGGTGTAACGTTATCCTTCTCGACCGCTTCGGATCGGGCGCTGATGACGCACCTCGGGGCGATTTCCAGATTGCGTCCCGAGTTTCTTCCGGAGGAGATGTATGAGGAAGCCTCTCATATTCACTTTGGATCTTATTTTCTGCTCGACGACATGCGTCCGCATTGGAATAGCGTATTCGAAAGGGCTGCCGGAAGCGGGATCACGACCTCCTTCGATGCCGGATGGGACATTAACGGGAATTGGAATCGGGATGCGATAACCGAGTTGCTGAAGGTTACCGATTGGTTCATTCCCAACGAAGAAGAATTGCTGCAGATTTTCGACGCAGAGACTATAGGAGAAGCGATTCGCAAATTACCGAATGAGCGAGGAGGAGTTGTCGTAAAAAGAGGCTCGAAAGGAGCGCTCTGCATCGATCGGGACGGAAAAACGATCGAAGCGAAGCCGTTCCCCGTCGTTCCGGTCGATACGACAGGCGCAGGAGATTCCTTTAATGCCGGAATGATCTACGAATGGGTATCCGGTCAGGGAATAACGGAAGCGCTTCGCGTAGGTTGCGCTTGCGGAGCGCTAGCCACTCTTAGAATCGGCGGTGCGGGGAATGTGCCTTCTCGAGAAGAAGTCGGGCAGTTCATTTCCGGTTTTAACTAA